A single Candidatus Desulfofervidus auxilii DNA region contains:
- a CDS encoding permease, whose product MKIVGISAYIAFILFSFITGFNPGKQIGKNFITFSVDMLEILPCAFVLIGLFEIWVKKETVEKHFGKESGIRGYIWAVLLAGTTVGGLYVAFPVAYSLYNKGAKLSVIFTYIGASAICRVPMTIFEASFMGIKFSAIRLLVSLPLVIISSILLGAYLEKRNYKIMEEQNG is encoded by the coding sequence ATTAAAATAGTGGGTATATCTGCTTACATTGCTTTTATACTCTTTTCTTTCATAACTGGATTTAATCCTGGAAAACAGATAGGTAAAAATTTCATTACTTTTTCAGTGGATATGCTTGAAATCCTGCCATGTGCGTTTGTTTTAATAGGTTTGTTTGAGATATGGGTGAAAAAAGAAACTGTTGAAAAGCATTTTGGAAAAGAGTCAGGTATTAGAGGGTATATATGGGCGGTATTACTTGCAGGCACTACAGTTGGTGGTTTGTATGTAGCTTTTCCTGTTGCATATTCTTTGTATAATAAAGGAGCAAAGCTTAGTGTTATTTTCACATACATAGGGGCTTCTGCAATTTGTAGGGTTCCAATGACGATATTTGAAGCATCTTTTATGGGAATAAAATTCTCAGCAATAAGATTATTAGTATCTTTGCCATTAGTGATTATATCTTCAATTTTATTAGGTGCTTATTTGGAGAAAAGAAATTACAAAATAATGGAGGAACAAAATGGCTGA
- a CDS encoding AAA family ATPase, translating to MSIKRIEVKNFKSFKELKINLGKFNVIIGANASGKSNFVHIFEFLRDITSSGLDNAVSMQGGVEYLRNMNIGVSKPLSIKVVSDQEFGLLGPRTKAGLIGIKTYEVIYEFALRFYKRGSGFRIVKDELSQKCKFLKLERKEKKVEEKEILGEGGILISRSNGRVKIDFNIPPNVPLKKEDIFPPLLRFLREEKLPEHKLLLETYFFIPPLEDIFSEISIYDFDPKLPKKATPITGKAELEEDGNNLSIILKNITENREKRRKLFNLVKDLLPFVENLDVEKFADKSLLFKLKESYFKTQYLPASLISDGTINMTALIVALYFEKKPFIIIEEPERNIHPSLISKVVEMMKDASRTQRKQIVVTTHNPEFVKYAGLENILLVSRNEDGFSTISRPADKKEVKTFLKNDIGIEELYIQNLLEV from the coding sequence ATGAGCATAAAAAGAATAGAAGTGAAAAACTTTAAAAGTTTTAAAGAGTTAAAGATTAATCTTGGGAAATTTAATGTGATAATCGGTGCAAACGCATCTGGGAAGTCCAATTTTGTCCATATCTTTGAATTTTTGAGAGATATAACAAGTTCAGGCTTAGACAACGCAGTATCTATGCAGGGAGGTGTGGAATATCTCCGAAACATGAATATAGGAGTCTCTAAACCTTTGTCTATAAAAGTTGTTTCTGATCAAGAGTTCGGATTGTTGGGTCCACGGACAAAAGCAGGTTTAATAGGCATAAAAACCTATGAAGTGATATATGAATTTGCGTTGAGATTTTATAAAAGAGGTTCTGGATTCAGAATAGTGAAGGATGAATTAAGTCAAAAATGTAAATTCCTCAAGTTGGAAAGAAAAGAGAAAAAAGTTGAAGAGAAAGAAATACTTGGCGAGGGGGGGATTCTTATCTCACGTAGCAATGGAAGGGTAAAAATTGATTTTAACATACCGCCAAATGTGCCACTTAAAAAAGAGGACATATTTCCGCCACTTTTGCGATTTTTGCGGGAAGAAAAACTACCAGAGCACAAACTTCTCCTTGAAACATACTTTTTTATACCTCCATTAGAAGATATTTTTAGTGAAATCTCAATATACGATTTTGATCCTAAATTACCCAAGAAAGCTACTCCTATCACAGGGAAAGCCGAATTAGAGGAGGATGGAAACAATCTCTCCATCATTCTTAAGAACATTACAGAGAACAGAGAGAAAAGAAGAAAGCTTTTTAACCTGGTAAAAGACCTTTTGCCATTTGTGGAGAATCTTGATGTGGAGAAATTTGCAGATAAATCTTTGCTTTTTAAATTAAAAGAGTCATATTTCAAAACTCAATATTTACCGGCATCTCTTATTTCTGACGGAACAATAAATATGACTGCTCTTATTGTTGCTTTATATTTTGAGAAGAAGCCATTTATTATTATAGAAGAACCAGAACGGAACATTCATCCATCCCTTATTTCTAAAGTGGTGGAGATGATGAAAGATGCTTCACGAACACAAAGAAAGCAAATTGTAGTTACTACTCATAATCCTGAATTTGTAAAATATGCTGGATTAGAAAATATTTTGCTTGTTTCTCGCAATGAAGATGGTTTTTCAACGATCTCTCGACCAGCAGATAAAAAGGAAGTTAAAACCTTCTTAAAGAATGATATAGGTATTGAAGAACTCTACATACAAAACTTACTTGAGGTTTAA
- a CDS encoding DUF4276 family protein encodes MPYKLLFIWVEGNDDERFFNRILSPKLQRKYGTVKIIRYAKMKKEKVDNFIRSIKAMKADYIYLTDINDSPCVTAKKEEMQKKYQNIDKDKIIVVIREIESWYLAGLDNKACKQLKIKNFANTDNVTKEKFNALIPKRFTSRIDFMSEILKNFSIKIAKQKNTSFQYFVDKYDC; translated from the coding sequence ATGCCTTATAAACTTCTGTTTATATGGGTTGAGGGAAATGATGATGAAAGATTTTTTAATAGAATATTAAGCCCAAAACTCCAAAGAAAGTATGGTACTGTGAAGATTATAAGATATGCAAAAATGAAAAAAGAAAAGGTCGATAATTTTATTAGAAGTATCAAAGCGATGAAAGCAGACTATATTTATTTGACAGATATTAACGATTCTCCTTGTGTTACCGCTAAAAAAGAAGAGATGCAAAAGAAGTATCAGAATATTGATAAAGATAAAATAATTGTCGTAATTAGGGAGATAGAAAGTTGGTATTTAGCAGGATTGGATAATAAGGCATGTAAACAACTTAAAATAAAGAATTTTGCTAATACTGATAATGTTACTAAGGAAAAATTTAATGCCTTGATTCCTAAAAGGTTTACTTCCAGAATAGATTTTATGTCAGAAATCTTGAAAAATTTTTCTATTAAAATAGCAAAGCAGAAAAATACTTCCTTTCAATACTTTGTAGATAAATATGATTGCTGA